One stretch of Excalfactoria chinensis isolate bCotChi1 chromosome 2, bCotChi1.hap2, whole genome shotgun sequence DNA includes these proteins:
- the NEUROD6 gene encoding neurogenic differentiation factor 6 encodes MLTLPFDESVVMPESQMCRKFSRESDDQKQIKNPESFSKQIILRGKNIKRSPGEDTEKEEEEEEREEEDENGLPRRRGLRKKKTSKIRMERIKFRRQEANARERNRMHGLNDALDNLRKVVPCYSKTQKLSKIETLRLAKNYIWALSEILRIGKRPDLLTFVQNLCKGLSQPTTNLVAGCLQLNARSFLMGQAGEGAHHARSPYSTFYPPYHSPELGTPPGHGTLDNSKSMKPYNYCSAYESFYESTSPECASPQFEGPLSPPPINYNGIFSLKQEESLDYGKNYNYGMHYCAVPPRGPLGQSSMFRLPTESHFPYDLHLRSQSLTMPDELNAVFHN; translated from the coding sequence AACACTACCGTTTGATGAGTCTGTTGTAATGCCAGAGTCCCAGATGTGCAGAAAGTTTTCCAGAGAAAGCGATGaccaaaagcaaataaagaaccCGGAAAGCTTTTCGAAGCAGATCATACTCAGAGGGAAGAATATTAAAAGGTCTCCTGGAGAAGAtacagagaaagaggaggaagaggaggagagggaggaggaggatgagaaCGGCTTGCCCAGGAGAAGAGGCCTTCGGAAAAAAAAGACGAGCAAGATCAGGATGGAAAGGATCAAATTCAGGCGACAAGAAGCCAACGCGCGTGAGAGGAACCGGATGCACGGCCTTAATGATGCTCTGGACAATTTAAGGAAAGTGGTCCCTTGCTACTCTAAAACACAAAAACTGTCTAAAATCGAAACGTTGAGACTAGCCAAGAACTACATTTGGGCTCTTTCCGAAATTCTGCGAATTGGCAAGAGACCTGACCTGCTCACCTTTGTCCAGAACTTGTGCAAGGGTCTGTCCCAGCCAACGACAAACTTGGTGGCGGGATGCCTGCAGCTGAATGCCCGAAGCTTCCTGATGGGCCAGGCAGGCGAAGGTGCCCATCATGCCCGCTCGCCTTATTCTACCTTCTACCCCCCCTACCACAGCCCTGAGCTTGGCACCCCCCCGGGGCATGGGACTCTCGACAACTCCAAGTCCATGAAACCTTACAACTACTGCAGTGCGTATGAATCCTTCTACGAGAGTACTTCCCCTGAGTGTGCCAGCCCACAGTTTGAAGGTCCCTTAAGTCCTCCCCCAATTAACTATAATGGGATATTTTCCCTGAAGCAAGAAGAAAGCTTGGACTATGGCAAAAATTACAATTACGGCATGCATTACTGTGCAGTGCCACCCAGGGGTCCCCTTGGGCAGAGCTCGATGTTCAGGTTGCCTACAGAGAGCCACTTCCCTTACGACTTACATCTGCGCAGCCAGTCTCTCACCATGCCAGATGaattaaatgcagtttttcataattaa